In the genome of Criblamydia sequanensis CRIB-18, one region contains:
- a CDS encoding ABC transporter permease, producing the protein MRYYELSIALKYLTPRIRQLSVSIISLISIIVIALVVWLIVVFFSVTHGLEKTWTEKLISLTAPIRITPKEAYYQSYYHLIDSLSEASDYSAKSIEEKSLRKAGDPYNPLTDEAIPESFPLPLKNSDGSPKDLVKTAFNEINKIKGAKAASYRLAPSTLKLKMVRSTGKNLAEAGTVNFITTPAYLTVFDKSIPTLKKSLIPPREEDVENVLKTLAYSDENIQEESERIIAVDQETYKTRLIDFFSCVSVTSIQSNKIPLDCRDFKSKEPLYGVFLKGTIRQTIFIPKEKEGLSRLEKNLKEKGLRVVSGKLTSGGQKFEFFESDEGEKIALAYPEVYFDPFEPVQASLDPRDIKLRKFDEIQYRTDFQVQGRKLRKEIRLKDARIQGIQKGNYDKPNPFWVAKNNSVYEMPIPTERGEPILIPKAFKDSGVLIGDHGFLTYQTLTTSSLQEQRIPVFVAGFYDPGIFPLGARIILTTSDVLNMAFSPSFQNERMASEGIHVRLDDLAYTDDVKNQITKAFEKEGLTPYFNIESYKEYEFTKEIIQQLRSEKNLFTLLATVIIVVACSNIISMLIILVNDKKKEIGILRSMGSNTGSIGLIFGSAGVFMGFFGSVIGITGALFTLRYLNHLVDFISRMQGFDLFSSNIYGDELPSEISFEALAFVILATVIVSLIAGCIPAAKACLMKPNEILRAE; encoded by the coding sequence ATGCGCTATTATGAGCTGTCGATTGCTTTAAAGTACTTAACTCCCCGTATAAGACAGCTCTCTGTATCCATTATCAGCCTAATATCGATTATAGTTATTGCTTTAGTCGTTTGGTTGATAGTGGTTTTTTTTTCCGTCACCCATGGTTTAGAAAAAACTTGGACGGAAAAACTGATTTCCTTAACGGCCCCCATCCGAATCACCCCGAAAGAAGCCTACTATCAAAGCTACTATCATTTGATCGATAGTCTAAGCGAGGCCTCAGATTATAGCGCTAAATCGATTGAAGAAAAGTCTTTAAGAAAAGCCGGTGATCCTTACAATCCCCTCACCGATGAAGCGATTCCCGAGTCTTTTCCCCTTCCTTTGAAAAATTCAGATGGTTCACCCAAAGACCTTGTAAAAACAGCTTTTAATGAAATCAATAAGATAAAGGGAGCAAAAGCTGCAAGTTATAGACTTGCGCCAAGCACCCTTAAACTAAAAATGGTTCGCTCGACCGGAAAAAATTTAGCTGAGGCCGGAACGGTAAACTTTATCACAACGCCTGCCTATCTAACCGTTTTTGATAAGTCCATCCCAACTTTAAAAAAATCCCTGATTCCTCCTAGAGAAGAGGATGTTGAAAACGTCCTTAAAACGCTTGCCTACTCGGATGAAAATATTCAGGAAGAAAGTGAACGGATAATTGCCGTTGATCAAGAGACTTATAAGACTCGCTTGATTGATTTTTTTTCCTGTGTCTCGGTAACTTCCATCCAATCTAATAAAATTCCTTTGGATTGCAGGGATTTTAAATCTAAAGAGCCTTTATACGGCGTTTTTTTAAAAGGTACCATTAGACAGACTATTTTTATCCCGAAAGAAAAAGAAGGACTATCCCGACTTGAAAAAAATCTGAAAGAAAAAGGCCTTAGAGTCGTTTCCGGAAAGCTTACTTCCGGCGGACAAAAATTTGAGTTTTTTGAATCAGACGAGGGAGAAAAAATTGCCTTGGCCTATCCCGAGGTCTATTTTGATCCTTTTGAACCGGTTCAAGCAAGCTTAGATCCACGAGATATAAAGTTAAGAAAGTTTGATGAGATTCAATATAGAACCGATTTTCAAGTACAGGGGCGAAAACTAAGAAAAGAAATCCGCTTGAAAGACGCCAGAATTCAAGGAATTCAAAAGGGAAATTACGATAAGCCAAACCCCTTCTGGGTCGCAAAAAACAATTCCGTTTATGAGATGCCTATCCCAACTGAGAGGGGCGAGCCGATTCTTATCCCGAAAGCTTTTAAAGATTCAGGGGTTCTTATAGGCGATCATGGCTTTTTGACGTATCAAACGTTAACTACGAGTTCTCTTCAAGAGCAGCGTATTCCGGTGTTTGTCGCAGGCTTTTATGATCCGGGCATTTTTCCTTTGGGAGCAAGAATCATCTTAACGACAAGTGATGTTCTCAATATGGCCTTCTCCCCCTCCTTCCAAAATGAGCGGATGGCAAGTGAAGGCATACATGTCAGGTTAGATGACCTTGCTTATACAGATGATGTAAAAAATCAAATCACAAAAGCTTTTGAAAAAGAAGGGTTGACCCCTTATTTTAATATTGAAAGCTATAAAGAATATGAGTTCACAAAAGAAATTATTCAACAGCTTAGAAGCGAGAAAAATCTCTTCACCCTTTTAGCTACTGTAATTATTGTAGTGGCCTGTTCAAATATTATTTCCATGTTGATTATTCTAGTTAACGATAAAAAGAAAGAGATTGGCATCTTACGCTCTATGGGCAGTAATACCGGAAGCATTGGCTTAATTTTCGGGTCGGCCGGTGTTTTTATGGGATTTTTTGGAAGCGTGATTGGAATTACAGGGGCTCTTTTCACCCTACGCTATTTGAACCATCTCGTTGATTTTATAAGCCGCATGCAAGGCTTCGATTTATTTAGCTCTAACATTTATGGCGATGAGCTGCCAAGTGAGATTAGTTTTGAAGCCCTGGCGTTTGTAATACTTGCGACAGTTATTGTCTCTTTAATTGCAGGCTGCATCCCGGCTGCTAAAGCTTGTTTGATGAAACCAAATGAAATTTTACGGGCAGAATAA
- the rpmG gene encoding 50S ribosomal protein L33: MASKREKIKMRSSKSHFCYYTNKNKTNTPDRLTLIKYDPIVREHVEFKEAK; the protein is encoded by the coding sequence ATGGCAAGTAAGCGCGAAAAAATTAAAATGAGAAGTTCTAAAAGCCATTTTTGTTACTACACAAACAAAAATAAAACTAATACACCTGATCGCTTAACTCTTATCAAATACGATCCCATCGTTCGTGAGCACGTAGAGTTTAAAGAAGCAAAATAG
- a CDS encoding F-box/WD repeat-containing protein, with the protein MDAPTIYSLQRMPPLVKDDLEEEKENSIDEMSGAELAKDGVSDSPINLLSEEVLVLIFERLPISSLCSIACTSKTWNKLVFDRSTLKGLVSHLMPDTLKRIEAKRLLGDRVSRLGKGKRRMVEPDYIHYLKTETRMRSSNKTPELKELKGHKGSVFCLKTTEDGTLVSGSGDGTVRIWSLESQEPLILPLNDSIQDMQIEEGNFYFRGVSNQVHVLSRNREDPEDAILNPGFPFSSFQVLGDLIYYGSKSGSVEIFDINSNKRAIALNSGNDACVTSLFVNDRVYAGFSSGKLQAFDIETGRVVQDFVGHNEMIKSFSVLDNQLYSGSFDGTIRAWDVRNDRSFSVIYCKDHISCIDVIDHKIGSGSWDGLIRYFDARSSRILKTLGHTICVLSLHSNEGIVYGGSMGSTIRLWDFNA; encoded by the coding sequence ATGGATGCTCCAACAATTTATTCCCTGCAAAGAATGCCTCCTTTGGTAAAAGACGATTTGGAGGAAGAAAAAGAGAATTCAATTGATGAAATGAGCGGCGCCGAGCTTGCAAAGGATGGGGTAAGTGATAGTCCCATAAATCTTTTATCAGAAGAAGTTCTAGTTTTAATTTTTGAACGTTTACCTATTTCATCTCTTTGTTCAATCGCTTGCACCTCAAAAACTTGGAATAAATTAGTTTTTGATCGATCAACTTTAAAGGGTCTTGTCTCACACCTCATGCCTGATACTTTGAAAAGAATAGAAGCTAAAAGACTCCTAGGGGATCGGGTGTCGAGATTGGGTAAAGGGAAGCGGAGAATGGTAGAGCCGGACTATATTCACTATTTAAAAACTGAAACGAGAATGCGCTCCTCCAACAAAACTCCGGAATTAAAAGAATTAAAAGGCCATAAAGGAAGTGTTTTTTGTCTTAAAACGACAGAAGATGGAACGCTCGTTAGCGGATCAGGAGATGGGACAGTTAGAATATGGTCGCTTGAATCTCAGGAGCCTCTTATTTTACCTCTAAATGATAGCATTCAAGACATGCAAATTGAAGAAGGTAATTTTTATTTTAGAGGCGTAAGTAATCAAGTTCATGTTTTGAGTCGAAATAGGGAGGATCCCGAAGATGCCATACTTAACCCCGGTTTTCCGTTTAGCTCTTTTCAAGTTTTAGGAGATCTTATTTACTACGGTTCTAAATCCGGCTCCGTTGAAATCTTCGATATCAATTCAAATAAAAGAGCAATAGCCCTAAATAGCGGAAACGACGCCTGTGTTACAAGTCTTTTTGTAAACGATCGAGTTTATGCAGGTTTTAGCAGCGGAAAGCTGCAAGCATTTGATATTGAAACAGGAAGAGTCGTCCAAGATTTTGTTGGCCACAATGAAATGATAAAAAGTTTTTCCGTTTTAGATAATCAACTTTATAGCGGGTCTTTTGACGGAACGATTAGAGCTTGGGATGTTCGAAACGATCGTTCGTTTTCAGTCATTTATTGTAAAGATCACATAAGCTGTATTGATGTGATAGACCATAAAATTGGCTCGGGTTCCTGGGATGGTCTTATTAGATATTTTGATGCGAGATCATCAAGAATATTAAAAACGCTAGGACATACGATTTGTGTTCTGTCTCTTCATTCAAATGAAGGTATCGTTTATGGCGGTTCCATGGGATCCACTATTCGCTTATGGGATTTTAATGCGTGA
- the tsaD gene encoding tRNA (adenosine(37)-N6)-threonylcarbamoyltransferase complex transferase subunit TsaD, with product MYILGIETSCDETAASIVRDGKEILSNVIASQADQHEIFGGVVPELACRRHIDAIIPTLKQALKEASLTLDQVDLIAAAYGPGLIGALHIGVTSAKALSLSKKIPFLAINHIEAHLYAALMSHQDVLFPCLGAVLSGGHTSLVLIESLGTYSLIAETIDDAIGEAFDKVAKMMGLPYPGGPILEELAKQGDPYSYSLKAGHVKKKPLDFSFSGLKTAVLYKLKGPNTNSDKIESLSLSEKCNMAASFQRVAFQDVLSKILLAAETYKTKTVIFGGGVTSSQTLRQLFSEKAPHLRTLFPGKGLSLDNAAMIAGLAFHKWQEKRESDSFGLEPASRIPISSFNPLTH from the coding sequence ATGTATATTCTAGGGATTGAAACAAGCTGCGATGAAACGGCGGCCTCTATTGTTAGGGATGGGAAAGAAATTCTATCGAATGTCATCGCCTCGCAAGCCGACCAGCATGAAATTTTTGGCGGAGTAGTCCCCGAGCTTGCTTGCAGACGCCACATCGATGCGATTATTCCAACTTTAAAACAAGCTCTAAAAGAGGCTTCTCTAACTTTGGATCAAGTGGACTTAATTGCGGCAGCTTATGGACCCGGCTTAATTGGAGCCCTTCATATAGGAGTGACTTCAGCAAAAGCCCTATCTCTTTCTAAAAAAATCCCTTTTCTTGCCATTAACCATATTGAAGCGCATCTCTACGCAGCTTTAATGTCGCATCAAGACGTCTTGTTCCCCTGTCTTGGCGCTGTTTTATCCGGCGGACATACCTCTCTTGTTCTGATAGAGAGCCTTGGCACTTATTCTTTGATCGCAGAAACAATTGATGACGCTATTGGAGAAGCTTTTGATAAAGTGGCAAAAATGATGGGGCTGCCTTACCCGGGAGGTCCCATTCTTGAGGAATTGGCAAAACAGGGAGACCCTTACTCCTACTCTTTGAAAGCCGGCCATGTTAAAAAAAAACCTCTTGATTTCTCCTTTAGCGGTTTAAAGACGGCTGTCCTCTATAAACTAAAAGGTCCAAACACTAATAGCGACAAAATAGAATCGCTTTCACTAAGTGAAAAATGCAATATGGCCGCTTCTTTTCAACGGGTAGCCTTTCAAGATGTTTTAAGCAAAATCCTTTTGGCGGCAGAAACTTATAAGACAAAAACCGTTATCTTTGGCGGGGGGGTAACTTCAAGTCAAACTTTAAGGCAGCTTTTTTCAGAAAAAGCCCCGCACTTAAGAACCTTATTTCCGGGGAAGGGTTTGAGTTTGGATAACGCTGCAATGATAGCCGGGCTCGCTTTCCATAAGTGGCAAGAAAAAAGAGAAAGCGACTCTTTTGGTTTGGAGCCTGCTTCCCGAATTCCTATTTCCTCTTTTAATCCTCTCACGCATTAA
- the pgl gene encoding 6-phosphogluconolactonase, with protein MRDIKTSFRIFDSKRKLVILPTAKESVEFAAHQFMAAYEKAIKDHGFFSVALSGGSTPKAIYRLLASDPYREAIDWKKVLIFFSDERAVPPDHPESNYRMALESGFSFLPIEEDQIFRMKAEGSMEVEAKAYEEIMDERLYKGKFDLMMLGLGEDAHTASLFPKTHALNARERKVVGNFVPKLNAWRMSLTFSCINEAREILIVALGKSKARAVEAVFFAPYDPNNYPAQGIGTPENNSLWVLDYESAGNLRNQI; from the coding sequence ATGCGAGATATAAAAACTTCTTTTCGTATATTTGATTCCAAGAGAAAGCTTGTGATTCTCCCGACTGCTAAGGAATCCGTTGAATTTGCAGCCCATCAGTTTATGGCAGCTTATGAAAAAGCGATCAAAGATCATGGCTTTTTTTCGGTTGCGTTATCAGGCGGATCAACCCCGAAAGCCATTTATCGTCTATTAGCCTCAGATCCTTATCGCGAAGCAATCGATTGGAAAAAGGTGCTCATTTTCTTTAGCGATGAGAGGGCGGTTCCTCCGGATCATCCGGAAAGCAATTATAGAATGGCTCTTGAATCCGGCTTTTCTTTCCTACCCATTGAGGAAGATCAGATTTTTAGAATGAAAGCGGAAGGCAGCATGGAAGTTGAGGCCAAAGCCTATGAAGAGATCATGGATGAAAGGCTTTATAAAGGAAAGTTTGATCTTATGATGCTAGGGCTTGGTGAAGATGCCCATACAGCCTCTCTTTTTCCAAAAACACATGCTTTAAATGCCAGGGAGAGAAAAGTTGTTGGTAATTTCGTCCCCAAATTAAATGCGTGGCGCATGAGTTTAACTTTTTCTTGCATTAATGAAGCCCGGGAAATTTTAATTGTGGCTCTTGGAAAATCTAAAGCTCGGGCTGTCGAAGCTGTTTTTTTTGCCCCTTATGATCCCAATAATTACCCGGCGCAAGGAATAGGAACTCCGGAAAATAATTCTCTATGGGTTCTCGATTATGAATCCGCCGGCAATCTCAGAAACCAAATCTAA
- a CDS encoding glucose-6-phosphate dehydrogenase assembly protein OpcA — MDIDAEIRRLTLENKQGNKIKGCLFNLLVYTKDEIRGDFLRGVVQSIVQKLPCRLITVQSLSALNESLEIKVKQYGDGEIVCDHIAIKCPAREHEKIPFIVTPQFVPDLPVYIIWGDDPSQNFEVLKELIPYATRVIFDLESVFEFKNYCPKVTSLLKEGHEVIDIPWAILSSWREVFSKVFSSKESLKKLQNSTEIDIYFNAIDSNIEKRSSTNALYLSAWMTSSLEWELKSVSCIKNVTCLDYDSDFGKRKIKLTPKKMDVMPQGAIVSIQVKNEPVESFELVFKRGPDRVLVHVSSEDRCFLPLSLQIRDLSKGLNFIQELLYSKTLLPYKKTMIELEKLSQKEASICEI; from the coding sequence GTGGATATTGATGCTGAAATAAGGCGTTTGACCTTAGAAAACAAGCAAGGAAATAAGATAAAGGGTTGTCTTTTTAATTTGCTTGTTTATACAAAAGATGAAATACGCGGCGATTTTTTAAGAGGTGTTGTCCAATCCATAGTTCAGAAGCTTCCCTGCAGGCTTATTACGGTACAGTCTTTAAGCGCATTAAACGAATCTCTTGAGATAAAAGTTAAACAATATGGGGATGGAGAGATTGTTTGCGACCATATCGCCATCAAATGCCCTGCAAGAGAGCACGAAAAAATCCCTTTTATTGTAACCCCGCAGTTTGTTCCGGATCTACCCGTTTATATTATTTGGGGAGATGACCCAAGTCAAAATTTTGAAGTGTTAAAAGAGTTGATTCCGTATGCGACAAGAGTCATCTTTGATCTTGAGAGTGTTTTTGAGTTCAAAAATTATTGTCCTAAAGTGACAAGCCTCTTAAAAGAGGGGCATGAAGTTATCGATATTCCCTGGGCCATTCTCTCTAGCTGGAGAGAAGTTTTTTCCAAGGTTTTCAGCTCTAAAGAGAGTTTGAAAAAGCTGCAAAATTCCACTGAAATTGATATCTATTTTAATGCTATCGATTCGAATATTGAAAAAAGAAGTTCAACGAATGCTCTTTATCTCTCGGCATGGATGACATCTTCCCTTGAATGGGAACTAAAGAGTGTTTCTTGCATCAAAAATGTCACCTGTTTAGACTATGATAGCGATTTCGGAAAAAGAAAAATAAAACTAACGCCAAAAAAAATGGATGTTATGCCGCAAGGCGCTATTGTTTCTATACAAGTTAAAAATGAGCCGGTAGAATCTTTTGAACTTGTTTTTAAAAGGGGGCCTGATCGGGTACTCGTGCATGTTTCTTCTGAAGACAGATGTTTTCTGCCTCTTTCTTTACAGATCAGAGATCTGTCCAAAGGGCTTAATTTCATTCAAGAATTACTCTATAGCAAAACGCTTTTACCTTATAAGAAAACGATGATTGAACTTGAAAAGCTTTCTCAAAAAGAGGCCTCCATATGCGAGATATAA
- the zwf gene encoding glucose-6-phosphate dehydrogenase, protein MTIAQIESESFLNPLGPPGVKSADPCVMVIFGATGDLTSRKLIPALYNLALGGQLPINFACVGFARRDKSNDDFRHDMEVAIQEFSRTKPVDEKVWKDFKEKLFYHRSEFDQDEGYDSLASLLKKLDATFGTKGNRLYYLSTQPSFFPLIIEKLDQHHLIYDSSKVNDKWSRVIIEKPFGRDLESAEALQKDILLHLHEDQIYRIDHYLGKETVQNLLTFRFSNPIFESIWNNNHIENVQITVAEDIGIGTRGRLWEEAGMLRDIVQNHMMQLLTLVAMEPPASFKANPIRDEKVKVMQAVRPFSEKNMEEFIQRGQYAPGFIKGEPVKGYREEENVSKTSSIETYVSLKLFIDNWRWNGVPFFLRAGKRLPKRSTEIAITFKPAPGFLFDEQLEPNVLVIRIQPDEGISLKMNCKVPGLNAPIQPVKMDFQYGSYFGSKPPEAYERLLCDGMSGDSTLFAREDEVLASWKLFDPVLKYWEKSPPHDFPNYASGTWGPKSSEEMLAKTGNKWRTL, encoded by the coding sequence ATGACTATTGCCCAAATTGAGTCTGAATCTTTTCTAAACCCTTTAGGACCCCCCGGGGTAAAAAGCGCCGACCCGTGCGTAATGGTGATTTTTGGGGCCACAGGCGATCTGACTTCAAGGAAGCTGATACCGGCTCTTTATAATCTGGCTCTTGGCGGACAGCTCCCCATTAACTTTGCCTGTGTCGGGTTTGCAAGAAGGGATAAGTCCAACGATGATTTTAGACATGACATGGAAGTGGCGATACAGGAATTTTCGAGGACTAAGCCTGTAGATGAAAAGGTCTGGAAAGATTTTAAAGAAAAGCTTTTTTACCATAGATCCGAATTTGATCAAGACGAGGGTTATGATTCTCTTGCTTCTTTGCTAAAAAAATTAGATGCCACTTTCGGCACCAAGGGAAATAGGCTTTATTACCTTTCTACTCAGCCAAGTTTCTTTCCCCTGATAATTGAAAAGCTTGATCAACACCATTTAATCTACGATAGCTCAAAAGTTAATGACAAATGGTCCCGGGTTATTATTGAAAAACCTTTCGGTCGGGATTTAGAGTCTGCCGAGGCTTTACAAAAAGACATCCTTCTTCACCTTCACGAAGATCAAATTTACAGGATCGACCACTACCTTGGAAAAGAAACGGTTCAAAATCTTTTAACTTTTAGATTCAGCAACCCCATTTTTGAATCCATTTGGAACAATAATCATATTGAAAATGTTCAGATTACAGTCGCTGAAGATATAGGAATCGGAACAAGAGGAAGGCTTTGGGAAGAAGCCGGAATGCTTCGAGATATTGTTCAAAACCATATGATGCAGCTTTTAACACTTGTCGCAATGGAACCGCCGGCAAGTTTTAAAGCAAATCCTATTCGGGACGAAAAAGTAAAAGTCATGCAGGCTGTGAGGCCTTTTTCTGAAAAGAATATGGAAGAGTTCATACAAAGAGGGCAATATGCACCCGGCTTTATCAAGGGGGAACCTGTAAAAGGCTATAGAGAAGAAGAAAACGTATCCAAAACCTCCTCTATTGAAACGTACGTTTCACTTAAACTTTTTATCGACAATTGGCGCTGGAATGGAGTCCCCTTCTTTTTAAGAGCCGGTAAAAGGCTGCCTAAAAGATCCACCGAGATTGCCATCACCTTTAAACCGGCACCAGGATTTCTCTTTGATGAGCAATTAGAGCCTAATGTCCTTGTGATCCGCATTCAACCGGATGAGGGTATCTCCCTTAAAATGAACTGCAAAGTCCCCGGCTTGAATGCCCCCATCCAACCTGTTAAAATGGACTTCCAATATGGCTCATATTTTGGATCTAAACCTCCTGAAGCCTATGAGCGGCTTCTTTGCGATGGCATGTCTGGCGATAGCACTCTTTTTGCAAGAGAAGATGAAGTTTTGGCTTCCTGGAAGCTTTTTGATCCGGTTCTTAAGTATTGGGAAAAATCACCCCCTCATGACTTTCCGAATTATGCTTCCGGAACTTGGGGGCCTAAAAGCTCGGAAGAAATGCTTGCTAAAACAGGAAATAAGTGGCGAACCCTCTAA
- a CDS encoding tetratricopeptide repeat protein codes for MKLVSFLFAALIAATSLSGANYDHHIHNAHNSLKTRNFKQAHHHLNQVIQENPNHSQAHELKGHISFAEGNSSEAISHLSRAIEANPKNSTAYFDRGVAHLSQGNTEQATKDIRKALELNPKLHERLKQADPQAQTYKAPTPLKKTVKKSAPKKKNLGLHSISMKKGTVKIKKGIVAFRSKGKK; via the coding sequence ATGAAATTAGTTTCTTTTCTCTTTGCAGCCTTAATTGCCGCCACCTCTCTAAGCGGAGCTAATTACGATCATCATATTCATAATGCTCATAACTCTCTTAAAACCAGAAATTTCAAACAAGCGCATCATCACTTAAACCAAGTGATACAGGAAAATCCAAATCACTCGCAGGCTCATGAATTGAAAGGCCATATCTCTTTTGCCGAAGGCAATAGCAGTGAAGCTATTTCTCATCTATCGAGAGCAATCGAAGCAAACCCTAAAAATAGTACCGCTTATTTCGACAGGGGAGTCGCTCATCTTTCTCAAGGGAACACAGAACAAGCGACAAAAGATATCCGCAAAGCTTTAGAATTGAATCCAAAGCTGCACGAACGTTTAAAGCAAGCAGATCCTCAAGCACAAACTTATAAAGCGCCTACTCCTTTGAAAAAAACGGTGAAAAAAAGCGCTCCTAAAAAGAAAAATTTGGGCCTTCATTCTATCTCTATGAAAAAAGGGACCGTAAAAATCAAAAAAGGAATCGTTGCCTTTAGATCTAAAGGCAAAAAATAA
- a CDS encoding DoxX family protein, whose amino-acid sequence MILIHSIKKFYSSLIGLADLFSNLFLFAIRLYWGYSFQTAGCNKLLNISETASFFAQQKIPFPEFNAYLVGGVECLGGWLLMLGLATRLAALPLAFTMVGALLTAHYAGSSQIFTDQNAFLSQTPVTYLLTALTLFCFGPGAISLDYGIEKLVFKK is encoded by the coding sequence ATGATTCTAATTCATTCCATAAAAAAATTCTATTCCAGTTTGATCGGACTTGCAGACCTTTTTTCTAATTTATTTCTGTTTGCGATAAGACTATATTGGGGGTATTCTTTTCAGACGGCGGGCTGCAATAAACTGCTGAATATCTCCGAGACAGCTTCTTTTTTTGCCCAGCAAAAAATCCCTTTTCCGGAATTTAACGCTTATTTAGTCGGCGGAGTTGAATGCCTTGGAGGCTGGCTTTTGATGCTTGGTCTTGCCACAAGACTTGCAGCTCTTCCGCTAGCTTTTACGATGGTTGGAGCGCTTCTCACAGCCCACTATGCCGGGTCTTCACAAATCTTTACGGACCAGAACGCTTTTCTGTCACAGACGCCTGTCACTTATTTACTGACGGCCCTAACTTTATTTTGCTTTGGACCGGGTGCGATTTCTTTAGATTATGGGATTGAAAAGCTTGTGTTTAAAAAATAG
- a CDS encoding 3-deoxy-D-manno-octulosonic acid transferase has protein sequence MLFSLFYNISLLLYFLLSAPYLLIRSIKNPKYGLSLIKKFGFSLHNASLGKKIIWVHAVSLGETRGAQTLVKLLKEKFQNSLIVFTTTTVTGQEEAKKNIKADFFGYLPWDLSFIIFPLVKRVNPSLVLLIESDFWPNFLAACKKNKANIVLVNGKISEKSLNRLLKFPSIKEKIINRIDCFCLQSEDYKKRFLALGVKENKIHVTGNIKLDLSVDENVDAALIQKLSLAEDDFVLVFGSSHFNEEDQFTGVLNEIWKKHPHVKAVLVPRHPERFNEVADRLKKNQVDFLRYSEIGEGRHKKKLILLDQMGLLMKCYRHAHAAVVGGSFIKSVGGHNILEPCSFGIPVVFGPYMHSQPELVRLAKEYNVGYQVDMKNLSNCLSELIANNNLRTHLGENGRKLIQDSSGSSFRTLKIIENSLEKGVF, from the coding sequence ATGCTTTTCTCTTTATTCTATAACATTTCTTTGCTTCTATATTTTCTTTTAAGCGCTCCCTACTTATTGATTAGAAGTATTAAAAACCCGAAGTACGGCTTAAGCCTAATCAAAAAGTTTGGGTTTTCACTTCACAACGCAAGTCTTGGTAAAAAAATCATATGGGTTCATGCCGTTTCGCTTGGTGAAACAAGGGGAGCCCAAACACTTGTAAAACTGCTAAAAGAAAAGTTTCAAAATAGCTTAATTGTTTTTACAACAACGACAGTAACAGGTCAAGAAGAGGCTAAAAAAAATATTAAAGCCGATTTTTTTGGCTATCTGCCTTGGGATTTATCTTTTATTATCTTCCCTCTCGTAAAACGTGTGAATCCCTCGCTTGTCCTTCTTATAGAATCTGATTTTTGGCCCAATTTTTTAGCAGCTTGCAAGAAAAATAAGGCTAATATTGTTCTTGTAAACGGAAAAATCAGTGAAAAATCCTTAAATCGCCTACTAAAATTTCCTTCGATAAAAGAAAAAATTATTAATCGCATCGATTGTTTTTGTCTGCAAAGCGAGGACTACAAAAAGCGTTTTTTGGCCCTCGGGGTAAAAGAGAATAAAATCCATGTCACAGGGAATATTAAGTTAGATTTATCGGTAGATGAGAATGTGGATGCCGCTCTAATTCAAAAATTAAGCCTTGCAGAAGACGATTTTGTGCTTGTCTTTGGTTCCAGCCACTTTAACGAGGAAGATCAATTTACAGGTGTTTTAAATGAGATTTGGAAAAAACATCCGCATGTTAAGGCCGTCTTGGTTCCAAGACACCCGGAACGGTTTAATGAAGTCGCCGATAGATTAAAAAAGAATCAAGTCGATTTTCTCCGCTACTCGGAAATAGGGGAGGGAAGACACAAAAAAAAGCTCATTCTTTTGGATCAAATGGGCCTTCTTATGAAGTGTTACCGCCATGCTCATGCAGCGGTTGTCGGAGGCAGCTTCATTAAAAGCGTCGGGGGCCATAATATTTTAGAGCCATGTTCTTTTGGCATTCCTGTCGTTTTCGGCCCTTATATGCACTCTCAACCGGAACTTGTTCGGCTTGCGAAAGAGTATAACGTTGGTTATCAAGTGGATATGAAAAATCTTTCAAATTGCCTCTCAGAATTGATAGCAAATAATAATTTAAGAACACATCTTGGAGAAAATGGCAGAAAGCTTATCCAAGATAGCTCAGGAAGTTCTTTTAGAACATTAAAAATAATCGAAAATAGCCTTGAAAAAGGAGTTTTCTGA